The DNA window GTGATTATTTCAAACGGGATGCGATCAGCTTTGCCTGGGAGTTTCTCACTTCACCCGAGTGGCTCAACCTCCCTTCCGAAAAGCTGTGGGTAACGGTATACGCTGAAGACGATGAAGCCTATGACATCTGGCACAAAGAAATGGGTGTGCCCGCCGAGCGGATGGTGCGCATTGGTGATAACAAGGGCGGCAAGTACGCGTCAGATAACTTCTGGTCGATGGGGGATACCGGTCCCTGTGGCCCCTGCACCGAAATTTTCTATGATCATGGCCCGGAAATTTGGGGTGGCCCTCCGGGTAGCCCGGAAGAAGACGGCGATCGCTATATCGAAATTTGGAACAACGTGTTCATGCAGTTTAACCGGGATGCCGATGGTTCGATGACACCCCTGCCGGCGCCCTCGGTGGATACCGGTATGGGTCTGGAGCGGATCTCTGCGGTAATGCAACACGTGCACAGCAATTACGAGATTGACCTGTTTCAGAATCTGATCAATGCCACTGCCGCGGTTCTCGGCCTGACCGATACCCGCGACAGCTCACTGCGTGTTATTGCCGACCATATTCGCTCGTGCGCTTTCCTGATTGCCGATGGCGTGATGCCCTCAAATGAAGGCCGTGGTTATGTATTGCGCCGGATCATCCGGCGGGCAGCTCGCCACGGCAACAAGCTTGGCGCCACTTCGCCTTTCTTCCATAAGTTGGTCGCTCCGTTGGCGAAAGAAATGGGCGAAGCCTATCCCGAGTTGAATGATCAAGGCAGCCATATTGCCAAGGTGCTGCTGTTGGAAGAAGAGCAGTTTGCCAAGACCCTGGACCAGGGTATGAAGATTCTCGAGCAGGATCTGGACAGCCTTCAGGGAACGGAAATTCCCGGAGAAACCGTGTTCCGTCTCTATGACACCTACGGCTTCCCGGTGGACCTGACTGCCGACATCGCCCGGGAAAAGCAGTTGACTCTGGATATGCCCGGCTTTGAAAAAGCCATGGAAGCACAGCGTCAGCGGGCTCGCAGCGCATCCAACTTCAAAATGGAATCTGGCGTTGAACTAGCTATCGATGGCGAGACCCGCTTTATCGGCTATCAGGATCTGTCCGCTCACTGCACGGTGATTGGCTTGTTGAAAGACGGGCAGCAATGCGGCGCCTTGACCGAGGGCGACAGCGGCGCGCTGGTACTTGACCAAACCCCATTCTATGCCGAGTCCGGCGGGCAGGTGGGGGACGCTGGATTAATCACCGGTGCCAACCTTCGCTTTGAGGTTCGCGACACCCAGAAGGCCGGAAAATTTCACGTCCACCACGGCGTGGTGGTCGCTGGGAGTGTGGCGGAAGGCGAGGTGTTAACAGCCCAGGTTGACAACAATATTCGCGGGGCAACGGCTCTGAACCACTCTGCAACCCACCTGCTGCATGCGGCGTTGCGTCAGGTGCTAGGGGAGCATGTCAGTCAGAAGGGCTCGCTGGTTGACTCCCAACGCCTGCGCTTTGACTTCTCGCATTTTGAAGCGGTCAGCAAGGCAGAGCTCGCCCAGATTGAAGCGCTGGTAAATGACGAAATTCGCCGCAATACGCCTGTCGAAGTGGCGGAAATGGATATGGAAAGCGCCAAGGCTCGGGGTGCAATGATGCTGTTTGGCGAGAAGTACGGCGACCAGGTTCGCGTGCTTAGCATGGGCGGCGACTTCTCCGTGGAGTTATGTGGTGGCACCCATGTTAGTCGCACGGGTGATATTGGCTTGATGCGTATTGTCAGTGAGTCGGGCATTGCTTCAGGCGTGCGGCGGATCGAGGCGGTAACGGGCGCAGGCGCATTGGCTGCTGTGTCCAAGGCGGATAACGACCTCGGCCAGTTGTCGAACTTGCTGAAGACCGGCCGCGATAAGTTGCTGGATAAGGTCGAGCAAATGCTGGCGCAGCAAAAGCAGCTGGAGAAGGAGCTGGGCGCATTGAAAGCCAAGCTGGCCAGCTCTGCTGGTGACGACTTGCTGGCCGAAGCCGAGGACATTGGTGGCGTCAAGCTGCTTGCCAAGTTACTCGACGGTGCCGATGCCAAGACCCTTCGAGATACCCTGGACCAGCTGAAAAACAAGCTGGGCTCTGCAGTGGTACTGCTCGCCGCAGTGGATGGCGACAAAGTGGCGCTGGCTGCGGGGGTGACCAAAGATTTGACCGACCGCTACAAAGCGGGTGAGCTGATGAAACTTGCCGCGCAGGCCGTTGGTGGTAAGGGCGGTGGTCGTCCCGATATGGCTCAGGGCGGGGGCAGCGATGTTGCCGCGATCCCTCAGGCCCTTGAGGTCGCGCGGGACTACGTCAAAGCGGCTAGGTAAAACACGTATGGCCGACTCTGGGGCGTTTCCTTTACCCTACAACTGGTGTTTAATGGGCGCCCTCTCGCGCAGGGTGCGCATTAGTAGAAAGCAAACATGAGTCTTATAGTTCAGAAATTTGGCGGTACCTCTGTCGGGACAGTAGAGCGTATTCAAGCCGTTGCGAAGAAAGTGGCAGGCTTTCGAGATCAGGGGCACGACATCGTTGTTGTTGTGTCTGCGATGAGCGGTGAAACCAATCGCTTGATTGAGCTGGCCAAGGCGGTGCAGTCCACTCCAACACCCAGAGAACTGGACGTGCTGGTAGCGACTGGCGAGCAGGTCACCATCTCCCTGCTGTGTATGGCATTGCACGAACTCGGCTATGGCGCCCGGTCTTATACCGGAACCCAAGTGCGTATTTTGACCGATGAAGCGCACACCAAAGCCCGAATAAAGGACATTGATGACGAGAAGATTCGTGCCGACCTCGCTGCGGGCAATGTGGTTGTGGTGGCAGGCTTTCAAGGGGTAGACGAAGAGGGCAACATCACCACCCTCGGTCGCGGAGGCTCCGACACCACGGGTGTCGCGCTGGCGGCAGCACTCAAGGCGGATGAATGCCAGATCTACACCGATGTGGATGGGGTTTATACCACCGACCCGCGGGTAGTGCCCAAAGCGCGGCGCCTGGAGAGAATCACCTTTGAAGAAATGCTGGAAATGGCCAGCCTTGGTTCAAAAGTATTACAAATTCGCTCGGTGGAATTTGCCGGAAAGTACAACGTCCCGCTGCGGGTGTTGCATGCCTTTCAGGATGGCCCCGGCACGTTGATTAGCTTAGAGGAACCACAAGACATGGAAAACCCGGCGATTTCGGGTATTGCATTCACCCGCGATGAAGCAAAGATCACTGTACTCGGTGTGCCTGACACCCCGGGGCTGGCCTATCAGATACTGGGGCCGGTGAGTGATGCGAATATTGAAGTGGACGTGATTGTTCAGAATGTCGCGGAAGACAACACGACGGATCTGACATTTACCGTAAGTCGCGGCGATATGGCCAAGGCGGAGGGGATTGTTCGCAAGCTGGTGCAACAAACTGGCGCCCGGGAAGTCAAAACAGACGATAAGATCGCCAAGGTCTCTCTGGTGGGTGTGGGAATGCGTTCTCACGCGGGCATTGCCAGCAAGATGTTCAAAGCACTGGCTGACGAATCAATTAACATTCAGTTGATTACCACCTCCGAAATCAAGATTTCGGTAGTGATTGATGAGAAGTACTTGGAGCTTGCCGTGCGTGCGCTTCACACCGCTTTTGATCTGGATTGATAGCGCAAAACGTAAGAAAGCAAGGCAGGACCAAGGGAGGGGACGCCAGAGATAATGGATTAGGGCTCTAACAAGGAGAAGCCACTATGTTAATTCTAACGCGTCGTATCGGTGAAACATTGATGGTCGGCGATGAAGTCACAGTCACCGTCTTAGGTGTAAAAGGTAACCAAGTTCGCCTGGGAGTGAATGCTCCCAAGCATGTTGCTGTTCATCGTGAAGAAATCTACGACCGCATTCAGCACGAAAAGACCGGCGGAAAGGAATAGCAGAAAAAGCGCCGTCGGGTCTTTGCATATCCGCTCAGTGTGGTATCATGCCGCCCGTTTTCAAAGACATGCAAGTGTTTGTCTTTATTCCAAAAGCTCTGTGAGAGGGGATGGAAAAAGCGAGCCGTGCAGGGTCAGCGGGCGTCACCATTTGCAAGGTTGATTTTCTTGCCTTTCGCGCAGGTGATTGGCGCAACGCAGAAAAAATTGTTTCGGAGAGGTGGCCGAGTGGCTGAAGGCGCTCCCCTGCTAAGGGAGTATGGGGTTTGTAGCCTCATCGGGGGTTCGAATCCCCCCTTCTCCGCCATTAAATAAAAAAGCCCCGGTCGTCAGACCGGGGCTTTTTTATTTAACCGTG is part of the Spongiibacter taiwanensis genome and encodes:
- the alaS gene encoding alanine--tRNA ligase, whose amino-acid sequence is MKSAAIREAFIRYFESKGHTAVASSSLVPANDPTLLFTNAGMVQFKDLFLGRESRSYVRAVSSQRCVRAGGKHNDLENVGYTARHHTFFEMLGNFSFGDYFKRDAISFAWEFLTSPEWLNLPSEKLWVTVYAEDDEAYDIWHKEMGVPAERMVRIGDNKGGKYASDNFWSMGDTGPCGPCTEIFYDHGPEIWGGPPGSPEEDGDRYIEIWNNVFMQFNRDADGSMTPLPAPSVDTGMGLERISAVMQHVHSNYEIDLFQNLINATAAVLGLTDTRDSSLRVIADHIRSCAFLIADGVMPSNEGRGYVLRRIIRRAARHGNKLGATSPFFHKLVAPLAKEMGEAYPELNDQGSHIAKVLLLEEEQFAKTLDQGMKILEQDLDSLQGTEIPGETVFRLYDTYGFPVDLTADIAREKQLTLDMPGFEKAMEAQRQRARSASNFKMESGVELAIDGETRFIGYQDLSAHCTVIGLLKDGQQCGALTEGDSGALVLDQTPFYAESGGQVGDAGLITGANLRFEVRDTQKAGKFHVHHGVVVAGSVAEGEVLTAQVDNNIRGATALNHSATHLLHAALRQVLGEHVSQKGSLVDSQRLRFDFSHFEAVSKAELAQIEALVNDEIRRNTPVEVAEMDMESAKARGAMMLFGEKYGDQVRVLSMGGDFSVELCGGTHVSRTGDIGLMRIVSESGIASGVRRIEAVTGAGALAAVSKADNDLGQLSNLLKTGRDKLLDKVEQMLAQQKQLEKELGALKAKLASSAGDDLLAEAEDIGGVKLLAKLLDGADAKTLRDTLDQLKNKLGSAVVLLAAVDGDKVALAAGVTKDLTDRYKAGELMKLAAQAVGGKGGGRPDMAQGGGSDVAAIPQALEVARDYVKAAR
- a CDS encoding aspartate kinase produces the protein MSLIVQKFGGTSVGTVERIQAVAKKVAGFRDQGHDIVVVVSAMSGETNRLIELAKAVQSTPTPRELDVLVATGEQVTISLLCMALHELGYGARSYTGTQVRILTDEAHTKARIKDIDDEKIRADLAAGNVVVVAGFQGVDEEGNITTLGRGGSDTTGVALAAALKADECQIYTDVDGVYTTDPRVVPKARRLERITFEEMLEMASLGSKVLQIRSVEFAGKYNVPLRVLHAFQDGPGTLISLEEPQDMENPAISGIAFTRDEAKITVLGVPDTPGLAYQILGPVSDANIEVDVIVQNVAEDNTTDLTFTVSRGDMAKAEGIVRKLVQQTGAREVKTDDKIAKVSLVGVGMRSHAGIASKMFKALADESINIQLITTSEIKISVVIDEKYLELAVRALHTAFDLD
- the csrA gene encoding carbon storage regulator CsrA, with the protein product MLILTRRIGETLMVGDEVTVTVLGVKGNQVRLGVNAPKHVAVHREEIYDRIQHEKTGGKE